The Cydia amplana chromosome 1, ilCydAmpl1.1, whole genome shotgun sequence DNA segment GAGCAAATGCAACAATGACTATGAAAAACCTCCAAATCACTTtaggtgtgacgtcacactacACATATAATATTAGACACAAATAGCTGATATGTATAAGAAACAACTAAATGTCGACggtatatgtaataaatagATGTATGTTTCCAGCACATTCCTCTGCCGCCTCAGCAATAATGGAGGGCCGTGTCGAGGGCATGGTAGCGGTGGTCAGCTGGCTTTCCGACGCGCGACTAACCTTCGATCTTCTCAGAAGCTCGCGACAATGCCGACCCCCGGAAAAGTCAACGGGTGAGCTATGCTAATCTTGATTTTAGTGGCTGTAGGTAACTACAATCCGTCGGCTTTATTAGGTGCCAAGGTAATGAAATAGGCAAGAAAGgaaaaaccctaaaaaggaaaggAAAGGATTTCAATGATGAAGTACCGTGAATACGGAGTTACAACACAGTGTCCCTTTTGACAATCAGTCTGTTAAGGGTCTCCTCAGATATATCGACATTATCGACGCACATTCAGCAAAATCAAGCTTTATGTTTTCCACATGTccgcgcaataagagcgaaaaagccgTCGACGCGTCGTCAGGCGCCGGCCGATGCGAGCCGAGCCGAACGACGACTTTCCGCTCTTATTGCGCGGACAAAAAACTTTTTCCTATCGGATTGTGCCGATTGCGCGTCGACATATGTGGGTGAACCCTAAAGCTCCTGGGGAAAGGCAAATACAAATACTGCTGATCTCCTCttcaatattgtataataatattgtacCTTGAAGATCTCACAGTTCAGAAACACATTTACACAGAGACCTACATTACTCTTATACCGACATTGCAAAAGAGGTAATTCAACCTGTTATTCTGTTTTTGCAGCACCGCGGCCGTGTCGTATCCCCTCAAACGCAGTAGCATCACAAACCGTCTCCGAGCACAATTATAAACGTCGGCGCCTATCGCCAGAACCGTATGCAAGCACCTATCAGGTATTACGATTGCACcaaaaacatatatatttatagaGCCGGAAATTGACAAATAATTATGACCATAGTTAGTAGATATGTGGCTTTTCATTAGAGAAGGCTTCTTATGCTTCATGTGTAATAAGGACGTTtttatcagaatttctgttggaatttcagataGAAAGAACCTTAATGCACTTGAAGCACAAGGCCCCTTctgtgatggaaagccacaaatgtTTTAATTGCTACCACCCTTAAATTCTAACACCCGTCacgtacctacattatataagttacgtacctacctacttttttcaTCATGAATAATGGTTGTACatgttgtaatttaattttatattagttACAAACAAACTCGTTCATATCTCCGTAGTTTTAAGATAAACAAACATGATAAACGaagttaataattatattaaatgatGCCCTTAGGTGGCCCACTGTGGCGTGGGCACCCGCTCCGCTGCTTGCGAGCACACAGAGTTCCCACCACAGAGGCAGAAACCATCATCAGGTTCGTCTCAGGAATGATTCAGATGTCgggaatataatataattaaatacaaataattaaaataggttcaaataattaaatacataggaaacacccatgactcagcaacaaatatctgtgctcatcacacaaataaatgctcataccaggattcgaacccaggaccatcggcttcataggtaGGACACAGGACTTAATCTTAATCGCATAATATTTAAACTAtacagtacttacctactagttgCGTATAGTGGCAGGCAGGCACGTGTAAAAAGGCCCTGGTATTAAGGTCTGTTACACTTAACCTACAGCCACACTTATCCGTATTGAACTTATATTATGTTTGCATGTTTTCAGAATTTGGCAATTTTGAGGTGGGATATAGTAGATGTAATTCCCCTGCACGCAGTGACATCCATAACTACCGAGGAAATGTAGATACACTTGGAAGCAGAGGTAATGTTTTACTTAGTCAGCTGTTCTTTCACCTTTGTTTCTAGGTATCCTGATGTATCTTTGATCAAATGATCATTCAAAGCAACATATATGTTAATCTCTCAGACACTACTTTTCCTGATTAAGTCATTTATAATTGCATACTTATAAGTCTAACCGTTAAACATCTGGAAgacatataaaaattcaaaaatgcgcAGGAGGGATGCCTTATGGGCAAAATAATGTTAGGGTTAGGACTTAGGAATGAATGTTGATGGAAGAAAAGCGAAAGGTAGAGCCAAAATTCGATGGATGGGACAACCCACACACAAGtgaaagaggatatgagaaagaaaggagtgagtGCTGAGAGGAGAATtgaagagaaaaaaaacatgttgtgccgaccccacataacgtgggataagggcaggaAGAAGAAGAGTATATTGCCCATTGTTTCTGTAATGGATCTTTTTATTGTGTGATCTTCTAACCTCATTAAGCATCTGGCATGTAAATCACATTGAATTTACGTTATTGCATATTTAAAGGGTACCAGTTCAGGCTGCAGCAGGAACGAGACGTGGATGCATTCGTGAGCTCGCTCAGAAAGTACCCGAGCATGACCGAGCTTTTGCCGTCCTCTAAACTGCTGGAACAACTCCTCAAAACTTCACGAATTCACTGTAAGCCCGATATTTATCTTTAATCCCATATGACAGAATTGACAGGCATTCATCATATCGGATTTAGAAAATACAAAGATTTCATTTACACTAAGTTTGCACATCAAATGCTACGTAGAATTGTCACTGTCGAGTTGGTGGCAAACACTATCTACTTAATTCCGAAGGCCACCCGGAGGATCATTGGCTCGCTGTTGCATTGTTTTTGCTTTTATTTAACactaaaaatacctacatacttccAGTTAAATTTTATATATCCGACCATCCCCCATCTATTTTTCTTTGTGGCTATCTGTCTTCAAATTTAGCAATGAACATTTTTTCAGCCCCAAAACAATCCCATGCCCCAGCACGCTCAAAGAAGCGCCGTTACCATTGGGACAAGCCGCGACCCTTCGTGTCACTCAATCCCTATGCCCATAAACAGAAAGAAAGTTACAGAAGACCACGAATGAAGAAACACACCAACGCACATGTTGATTCAAAAGAGAAGGAATATTCTCCGCAAGGTGGACTTGTAAGGTGCACCCTTAAAGTTTTTATGCTGTATTGTGGCATGCTTTGCTTTGCAAATATAAATCTACAGGACACAGTTGTGTGATAGAATGAAATGGATGTAAGTGGATATGGGATGGGAGTGCTTTTCGAAGCAGAATGTTTTGATTTTATAAAGAAGGGATAATAAGTTATTGCCATGAGGATAACATTTCTTTTTTTGAGACTGCCGACCACCTTCATCTCAGACTTATTCCCAGTGTAACCGCCTTCGACTACTTGAACAGCGGAGCCGGATCGTCAGCAGGGAACTTAACTAAAAGAATCAAACATACAATCGTCAAGAATGTTTTTAGAGAGAATAACCGGTACAAAGGAAGACCCGTGGTGAGTTATTTACTTGGCTTTCGATTTGTTCAAAGTGGGAATAACCCCCACAGTAAACCTGCTCATACCGGACAAACTTGATAACCATTATAACCGTTTTCACGTTGCTCTATCCGATATGGGATGTCGGATACGACCACAAAACATAAAGTAAAAAGTTccttttatattttatgaattatgatacaTTTGATTATTGTTTGTTgtgtttgtgaagcattaatgcacaaaaaaccggccaagtgcgagtcggactcgcgcacggagggttccgcacaatcaacaagaaatagagcaaaacaagcaaaaaaaacggtcacccatccaagtactgaccccgcccgacgttgcttaacttcggtcaaaaatcacgtttgttgtatgggagcctcacttaaatctttattttattctgttattagtatttgttgttatagcggcaacagaaatacatcatctgtgaaaatttcaactgtctagctatcacggttcgtgagatacagcctggtgacagacggacggacggacggacggagggtcccgtttttaccctttgggtacggaaccctaaaaaggacttGTTGCCATAgggcatttttttattacctaccagTTGTTTTTCTCAAAACCCCAATGAGCAACGCTGGCAGGTTTACAAAGTTAGGTAgtaaccacagacaagacatcctctagactgagcatagtaacgctaccccctctgccactcatacggtaattttactccatcttcgagtcaatcctgtgccgtgattggtccgtgtctttgaacggaccaatcacggcacggggttcgctcacctcgtccccccgcacccccgtatttttggcagcatcggtttcatgaaataattgctctaaactcagtctcgAGGATTCCTGGTCTATGGTAGTAACAGTAATTCTTTCAGTCTTTAATTTttcacgccgtgtcaaacacaaaagctgtcactcagaggccacatcattgaagggtcgaaactgaagttgaactttatgtatatgcacgtaggtcgatgttgctctgtggtctgtgaccgattaatcggtctttggcgttgaacctacggtgcggatatatcggttattggcgtccaaaaggttaaaggttccgtcacacaggcgcgttttccgggcggcgcgtgagcggggcgtgagcgttttatatgtaaaagcggcacgccccgctcacgctccgcccggaaaacgcgcctgtgtgacgaagccttaaaggaAGTTTACCAGTAGCTTCTAAACatgcgtttttttttcaggCTGCCTATCCAGTTTGTCCGACGCTTCAGAGCAGATATGAGATGCATTTAAAGAAGTACCATGCGGTAAGTAAGCCTAACCACGGCACTGACTGACGGCCTAAACACGGCACtgactggcggcctagccaggGCCTGAACGTCTTTACTAACTTGAAACGTATATATTCAGATGTGTTATTGGTGAATAATTTGATATATATTAACCATAACTATGCCCCATaagtttaagtttttttttttcgatttttgattattgtaaaaactaacctaacacacttaaaataatgaaatattctaaaaaaacgtaggggtatagctgtggttgatatacaaCAAATGCAATATctgatttattaattttagtaaataCAGTCATAATACAAACATGTcacaaaatacaataataaaagccTACAACATTTAAAACAAGTCACTTAACCTAAAACTAATAGCTAGGCACTAATAGGTAACTAATCAAACAACCCACCACGAGTCATTCCAGGCGCAAAAGTTCCCAACACGCTCGCTGCGGATCCGCGTTGAATCGCAATAGataacctttgcaccaggaatgaCCCGGAGCGGGGATCAAGTCCCCTCTCTCGCAAGCGACTCCCGAGCTCCCTAAAGAAGGACAAAAACAAAGAAGGACAAGAAGGAAAGAaattctgccgtattcgaacttcaagatattcacaagagacgacacgtactagatcctttctagatacgttatagtttagatttcaactagttctcttttgcagcgcaattcgggcaaccaatgtcacttttacgatagatcgtgttagatatctcttagatgtgaattagatctctaagtaatatcttgtggaaatcgttcaagagtatcttcagaatcgcggaaatgtcaaatttgacaggttagattttaaacatatcgttatcgtatcttggcgatgtctaatagatgtctattacaaaatccgaatcgggcccttagtgtcaaaatattttcaataatgttaatatagaTGGTctaccaaatcttgtcagtagaaaaaggcgcgaaattcaaattttctatgagacgatatcccttcgtgcctacatttttcaaatttgccgcctttttctactgacaagatctggttgaccaagtatatccagagtccagagaggaaaatgtgaACCGTGCCTGTGACATTGTCAGTATCACGTTATTCATCTTGACGGTTTGCGggttatctatctaatacctttaaatgagcaattcttgcgtatttatttatatatttatatgtatatatatttcggggatctcgggaacggctctaacgatttcgatgaaattggcTATATgaaggttttcgggggcgaaaaatcgatctagctaggttttatctctgggaaaacgcgcatttttgagtttttatatgttttccgagcaaagctcggtctcacaGATATTTACTTACTATTAGTGCCATCAGTGCGCAATTTAATACAGGCGTAAATGTTTATGTTGAAAACATGGTTGCAGTCGAACTCCAAAACCCCTCACGTGGACTTGGAGAACCTGCCGATGTGTAACAAGTGCTTGCTCAAGCGACCATGCCCCTGCGAAGCTGCCAAAGACGCCCGTCGGattgtaggtaaataaacacaattttctaactaaaggtctctgcccactacaccgtttcataccatgaccgtgctatgaacgtatCAGGCACGGAATGTAACGTGACACGGACTACTATGTCCACTACACCGTGTCCACATCATTTCATATCCGTGCATAACGGGGTTTAGTGACCGTAGTATCCGTGTATCATCCCCGTAGCATCCGCCTATCATCCCCGTAGCATCCGCCTATAATCCCCGTAGCATCAGCGTTCATTTCATACCCGACGTTACCGTAACATGTATTTGTATAATAGTTTCATCTGTGTTTTACTGTTTTCACGTGAGCCTTGCGCCTTAAAGGCTTGCGAAAAATCTCTccgttttcctaggatagcggtgccgccatatagcggccgtctccatacaaaaatatatggatggaatattttattatagttcTATAGGTTAGGTAGATTTTGTAGATAGTAAATAGCTAAGTTGCttatattcatataaataattagtaggtataattacctatttcgcccattttaaaataacaactTGATTTGTCCCTAGATAAAGATGTTCAAGAAATGAGACAATTTGAAGACGCTATCTTTTCCTGGCTTAAAGATATACCCGTCTATCCAAATGAAAACCCACAGGATAAATTTATTAGAgaagatattgttaaaaaatTAGCAGAAACTCTTAGTAAATTCAATGATGAGGACTTTGCTATAAAGGGGAAAGAAGAAATTAAACGAGCATTGGATAAAATGCCGATGTGGTACCCGAAGGGAGAAAACGAACAAGGGAATTTTAAAAATGATCTTATAGACAACTTGTTGGAGAAAATAAAAGGCGTTCAAGAAATGAAACTGTTTAATCAAACTACACAAGACTTTTTTGATGGCATTAAGTTTGGAAAGAGAATCGATGCAGAACAAGCATTAGATGATATCATTagagaattaaataaaatagcacTTAATAGACCAGAAAATAATGACGTATACAGAGATCTGTTAAAAATGAAGGCGTTTGAACTACTGGATGGACTTCAAATTGAAAGTAACggaaataaatacgaatattTGAATAAGTTGTCTAACGAGCTTGCAGATCGCTTATTAAATGTATCTATTAATGCCAAAGACTCGGGACATAAAATAAACTTGGATAAAGCTATTAAAAATATGCTTGATGAAACCAATTTTCGTATCAAAGATAGGGATAATGTAGATAAAAAGTTGCAGTCTGTTATAGCTGATGTTGTTGCTCAAAATATTGACAAAGATGAAGctgaaatttatataaaaagtaTATTAGACGGAAAAGTTCAAGATAGCgaaattgaaaatatcactAATAAGATACTTACATTGGCAGAAATAAGTCAAGATGCAGTAAAGGTAGATCCAGAAAAAGGAGAAGTACGAGACATCCTATCCGGGGTTCAAATCAAAAacaagggagaagtagaagacaATTTAAGTAAACTTATTGCAGATATTACCGCAAAAGATATGGATAAAGATCAAgctaaaacacaaattaaagcTCTACTCAAAGGAAAAGTATCGGAAGATAAACTCAAAGATATTACTGAACAAGTACTAAAACGGGCTGGTCGGGTGAAACCGATTGATGATGAAACAAAACAAGTAATAAAAGGAGACGTACAGGACATCCTATCTCATTTTCCAATCAAAAACAGGGGGAAAGCAGAAGAAAATTTAAGTAAGCTTATTGCAGATATTACCGCGAAAGATATGGATCAAGATCAAGCCAAAACACAAATTAAAGCTCTACTTAAAGGAAAAGTATCGGAAGATGCCCTAGAAGATATTACTGAACAAGCACTAAAATTAGCTGATCGGGTGAAACCGCTTGATGATGAAACAAAACAAGTAATAAAAGGAGACGTAAAGGACATCTTATCTGATTTTCCAATCAAAAACAGGGGGAAAGCAGAAGACAATTTAAGTAAGCTTATTGCAGATATTACCGCGAAAGATATGGATCAAGATCAAGCCAAAACACAAATTAAAGCTCTACTTAAAGGAAAAGTATCGGAAGATGCCCTAGAAGATATTACTGAACAAGCACTAAAATTAGCTGATCGGGTGAAACCGCTTGATGATGAAACAAAACAAGTAATAAAAGGAGACGTACAGGACATCTTATCTGATTTTCCAATCAAAAACAGGGGGAAAGCAGAAGACAATTTAAGTAAGCTTATTGCAGATATTACCGCGAAACATATGGATAAAGATCAAgctaaaacacaaattaaagcTCTACTTAAAGGAAAAGTATCGGAAAATGTCCTAGAAGATATTACTGAACAAGCACTAAAATTAGCTGATCGGGTGAAACCGCTTGATgatgaaacaaaacaaataataaaaggaGACGTACAGGACATCCTATCTGATTTTCCAATCAAAAACAGGGGGAAAGCAGAAGAAAATTTAAGTAAGCTTATTGCCGATATTACCGCGAAACATATGGATAAAGATCAAgttaaaacacaaattaaagcTCTACTTAAAGGAAAAGTATCGGAAGATGCCATAGAAGATATTACTGAACAAGCACTAAAATTAGCTGATCGGGTGAAACCGCTTGATGATGAAACAAAACAAGTAATAAAAGGACACGTACAGGACATCCTATCTGATTTTCCAATCAAAACCAGGGGGAAAGCAGAAGAAAATTTAAGTAAGCTTATTGCAGATATTACCGCGAAACATATGGATAAAGATCAAgctaaaacacaaattaaagcTCTACTTAAAGGAAAAGTATCGGAAAATGTCCTAGAAGATATTACTGAACAAGCACTAAAATTGGCTGATCGGGTGAAACCGCTTGATGATGAAACAAAACAAGTAATAAAAGGAGACGTAGAGGACATCCTATCTGATTTTCCAATCAAAAACAGGCGGAAAGTAGAAGAAAATTTAAGTAAACTTGTTGCGGATATTACCACGAGAGATATGGATAAAGATCAAGCTGAAGCACAAATTAAAGCTATACTCAAAGGAAAAGTATCGGAAGATAAACTCAAAGATATTACTGAGCAAGCTCTAAAATTAGCTGGTCGGGTGAAACCGTTAGATACAGACACACAACAAAACATTAAAGAAGATATAAAAGAAATTTTTGACAATTCCGATATTCAAATAAAGAATAGACGGAAAGTAGAAGAAAACTTAAGTAAACTAGTAGCTAATATATCAAAAGGCATGGATAAAGACAAAGCTGTAAGACAAATTAAATCTCTCCTTAAAGATGTTCCGGAACATAAACAGGaagaaattactaaaaatatacTTTCATTAGCCACAAAAACTGAACctaaatataaatcaatagaTCCggaaactaaacaaaatatagATAAACAGATAAGTGGTATCCTTTATCAGTCAGAACCTGATATAAAGGACAAACGCAAAGTTAAAGAAAAGTTACGGAGTATTGTATCCGACATACTGATGAAAAAAATCGGTAGAGACAAAGCTAAACAGTCTATTAAAAGTATACTTAAGGGTAAAATACCGAAGGACAACGTAGAGAATACCACACTCAAGGTCTTAGAGTTAGTTAAAAATATAGAGGATAATCAAAGTATGCATTATCCTATATCAGAAGAAACCCTTAAAGAAGCCATAAGTGACATCTTTGATCGTTCTAACATCCGCATTAAAAACAGAGATAAAGTTGAAGAAAGTTTACATGATATTGTAAGCGATCTAGTTATGCGCGGTTTGGATAAAAATAAGGCTCAAGATTACATCAATAGTACGCTCAAGGGAAATGTACCGGACAGTCAGGTTGAAGATATCTCTAAGAAAATATTTGCCCTGGCTGAGAATCTATCGCAAAGCTATAGTGAATACAGCAGCGGCCCAGTTGCTTCTTCAACTCAAAatgaagaaaaaatattatttgatcaGGTCTTTGAAGTTATAAGAGATTGGTTAAAAAATCTGCAGATCcatttaagtaataataaattgaATGTAGTAGCGGAGGCTATAGCAAATGAAACTTTAGACAGGCGGAAGTATTTGCAGCTCAACCCAGGAGTAAAAATCTCAGAAGCTAAGGAATCGGAAATATTAAAAGAACAAATTTATAAGGTTCTAAACAATTTAATAGACAAAAAAATGGTGCAGTCAATTATGACACAAGCTGATGATTTAATGAATTCTCTAAAACAAATTCCTACTCTTCAAGTATCTAAGGACTATAGCAAAGGATTGGTTCAAGACAGCATACAATTCGTTCAAGAAAACTTAGAAGGTGCTTTGCTAAATTGGTTAAGGCAGTCaccaatttatttaaataaggacctaaaaaacaaacaaacccaGGAGCAAATAATGGCAGAGTTAGCTGGATCTCTAGCAGCTGTTTTTGGCTCTCAAGCAATACAAAAACCAGGTACGAATCCGGACGAAGTTTTGTTAAAAGAAATCTCTAAACACATAGAGCGATTCCCGTTAGGGCCTGAATTTAAATCTAAAGAATATATTCGGAAACTGTGTTATAATATATTAGACTATCTGAAAAAAATACAGTTGTTTCAAGATATTTCAGCAAGAGATTCACAAAGAATAAAGTCTTCTTTCATGTCTTCaacaaatcaattaaatgacatTGTCAAGGATTGGTGTGATGCATTGCCGCTTTCAGATACAGACGGGTCTTTTCGAATAAAACAAGATCTTGCCAATAGAATAATATTAAAAGTGGGAGAAATGAATATGAACCAAGATATATTTAATGACGATTTGTTATATGATGAAATCCTGCAAGATTTTATTGATCAACAGATAAACGAGTTGCCAATGGAAACGCAGATTACTGACATCAGTAAAAAACTTCTCACTGAtcaaattaaacaaattaaacaaaaactaCAAGACGATTTtattggaagaaaatacaagCAACAACTTCGCGATACTATATCAAATGTCTTGCCTTCAATAGCTTTCCCAACGGCAGAGGACCTGGCATCGTTCGAGTTGATGAAAGAGAATCTTGCGGATGCTTTTATCAACCTAAATTATTCAGTAGAAGATGACACCGCTAGGGCTAAATTTAAACGCAAAATAATGGATGAAGTCAACAAATATGTTAATGACTATTTGAAACGGTCTCCAGCAACACCCGTCAGTACAAGAAAGCTTAACGAGGACTTGTATAATGCTTTAAAGAATGTGCCAGTACCCGACGATGAATCAATGCGAACTGAAGTAGAATCTGTACGAATGAAAGACGTTATCAATGATTGGCTTAAAACATTGCCTATGAGTAAACAATCTATATCGGAACAATTACATACGAATAAAGTAGTAACACTAATGGCGCAAAAACTGCAAGAATTAGAGAACGAGTTTCACCCCGATTTTGAAGAAATTTCAATAGCAGAGATTGCCTCATACCTAAAGAAGCTTCCTTTAAAGAATAAAAACAATCTACAAGAGATGGCTAAGAAATTAGTCGACAAGTTAAAAAATACTGCTGAATCAAGAGCATTTGTTGAAGGAACAAGATCTAAACTCACTGATGACTGTTCATGTGAAGATTTTGCATTGCCATGCATTCCAAGGCGAATTAGCTATCCGTCCTGTGCATCTTTTATCCCTCCTTGTGGATTAAGCAAAGAAGACCAGGAAAAAATGCAACGAATAAGAGAGCGGGCTGTGCTTTGTGAAGCTGGTACACAATCACGACGATGTAGAGATGCCGCAGTGAATCCGCCGCCCTTGAATCATGAGAGTCAAACAGACATGCCATGTTGTCAACATGCACAGAACACTGAACAAGTGTGCTCTAAATCTGCCACACTAAAAACCAAACGAATACCAATGAGTACTCGTCCTTGCCCATCGACTAAAGGCCAGGCTGACTGCTCCCCATACATCATAGTGAAAGAATATTATAGGGATTCGAACTTAGATAACACTGTAGAAAACGCAACTCAAACACCCGTTGAGGAATCTGGCAGAATATGTATACCTTCGTCATTCTTAAATACTGAACGCGTATGTCGCCCCCGGCCCCCACTAACATCACGAAGAGTTCCTGTTGAACCGCGCTCACGCCCAGAATCTTCTCCTTGTCATAGATCGACACCAAGAAGACAATTTACTAGCGCATGCCCAAACGAATTCTTCAACCGTCCGAAACACTGTCTGAGATCACCTCTCATACCAGATTATTCAAGATGTAGTTACAGATCTGTTGGACCAAGTTGTGGTCGAATGAAGTCACCTTGCTTGTCTTGTAAGAGAGATCCCACGAAAATCTATGGTAAAACTGGTAAATACTTCCCGATGCTGTGTCCACGTCCACATCCTAAGTGTCTTTATTTTAAATGACCGCTATTTTTGTCTTGTTTTGTTTGTGTTACGTCGGTAATTGTTAATGTCAAGTGTTATtaatcaagatttttttttattattattagctttttattttgtaatgtaattTATAATCCAGTAACGTTGTCGCCTT contains these protein-coding regions:
- the LOC134661238 gene encoding uncharacterized protein LOC134661238, giving the protein MVVHVVAHCGVGTRSAACEHTEFPPQRQKPSSEFGNFEVGYSRCNSPARSDIHNYRGNVDTLGSRGYQFRLQQERDVDAFVSSLRKYPSMTELLPSSKLLEQLLKTSRIHSPKQSHAPARSKKRRYHWDKPRPFVSLNPYAHKQKESYRRPRMKKHTNAHVDSKEKEYSPQGGLVSVTAFDYLNSGAGSSAGNLTKRIKHTIVKNVFRENNRYKGRPVAAYPVCPTLQSRYEMHLKKYHASNSKTPHVDLENLPMCNKCLLKRPCPCEAAKDARRIVDKDVQEMRQFEDAIFSWLKDIPVYPNENPQDKFIREDIVKKLAETLSKFNDEDFAIKGKEEIKRALDKMPMWYPKGENEQGNFKNDLIDNLLEKIKGVQEMKLFNQTTQDFFDGIKFGKRIDAEQALDDIIRELNKIALNRPENNDVYRDLLKMKAFELLDGLQIESNGNKYEYLNKLSNELADRLLNVSINAKDSGHKINLDKAIKNMLDETNFRIKDRDNVDKKLQSVIADVVAQNIDKDEAEIYIKSILDGKVQDSEIENITNKILTLAEISQDAVKVDPEKGEVRDILSGVQIKNKGEVEDNLSKLIADITAKDMDKDQAKTQIKALLKGKVSEDKLKDITEQVLKRAGRVKPIDDETKQVIKGDVQDILSHFPIKNRGKAEENLSKLIADITAKDMDQDQAKTQIKALLKGKVSEDALEDITEQALKLADRVKPLDDETKQVIKGDVKDILSDFPIKNRGKAEDNLSKLIADITAKDMDQDQAKTQIKALLKGKVSEDALEDITEQALKLADRVKPLDDETKQVIKGDVQDILSDFPIKNRGKAEDNLSKLIADITAKHMDKDQAKTQIKALLKGKVSENVLEDITEQALKLADRVKPLDDETKQIIKGDVQDILSDFPIKNRGKAEENLSKLIADITAKHMDKDQVKTQIKALLKGKVSEDAIEDITEQALKLADRVKPLDDETKQVIKGHVQDILSDFPIKTRGKAEENLSKLIADITAKHMDKDQAKTQIKALLKGKVSENVLEDITEQALKLADRVKPLDDETKQVIKGDVEDILSDFPIKNRRKVEENLSKLVADITTRDMDKDQAEAQIKAILKGKVSEDKLKDITEQALKLAGRVKPLDTDTQQNIKEDIKEIFDNSDIQIKNRRKVEENLSKLVANISKGMDKDKAVRQIKSLLKDVPEHKQEEITKNILSLATKTEPKYKSIDPETKQNIDKQISGILYQSEPDIKDKRKVKEKLRSIVSDILMKKIGRDKAKQSIKSILKGKIPKDNVENTTLKVLELVKNIEDNQSMHYPISEETLKEAISDIFDRSNIRIKNRDKVEESLHDIVSDLVMRGLDKNKAQDYINSTLKGNVPDSQVEDISKKIFALAENLSQSYSEYSSGPVASSTQNEEKILFDQVFEVIRDWLKNLQIHLSNNKLNVVAEAIANETLDRRKYLQLNPGVKISEAKESEILKEQIYKVLNNLIDKKMVQSIMTQADDLMNSLKQIPTLQVSKDYSKGLVQDSIQFVQENLEGALLNWLRQSPIYLNKDLKNKQTQEQIMAELAGSLAAVFGSQAIQKPGTNPDEVLLKEISKHIERFPLGPEFKSKEYIRKLCYNILDYLKKIQLFQDISARDSQRIKSSFMSSTNQLNDIVKDWCDALPLSDTDGSFRIKQDLANRIILKVGEMNMNQDIFNDDLLYDEILQDFIDQQINELPMETQITDISKKLLTDQIKQIKQKLQDDFIGRKYKQQLRDTISNVLPSIAFPTAEDLASFELMKENLADAFINLNYSVEDDTARAKFKRKIMDEVNKYVNDYLKRSPATPVSTRKLNEDLYNALKNVPVPDDESMRTEVESVRMKDVINDWLKTLPMSKQSISEQLHTNKVVTLMAQKLQELENEFHPDFEEISIAEIASYLKKLPLKNKNNLQEMAKKLVDKLKNTAESRAFVEGTRSKLTDDCSCEDFALPCIPRRISYPSCASFIPPCGLSKEDQEKMQRIRERAVLCEAGTQSRRCRDAAVNPPPLNHESQTDMPCCQHAQNTEQVCSKSATLKTKRIPMSTRPCPSTKGQADCSPYIIVKEYYRDSNLDNTVENATQTPVEESGRICIPSSFLNTERIDTKKTIY